The segment ATTGTGCGCGATGTTCTCCACAAGGCCGGAGTTTTCCATGCCCTTTCCAATTCCGAATGATGCGGCGATGGTTATGAGAGTCTGCCAGTCGATGCTCTCTCGCGCGTCCGACGAAGAGATGCAGCGCGTCAGGATCATAAGCCCTGCTACCAGGAAGGCCGCTGGCGCAGTTCCAACCCACTCCGTAACGAGCAGACCAATAAGCAGTGCGAGCAGCACAAGCGACAAGAGAGCGCGATCATGGCGCACGGGGCGCGAATCGGTCACTCCGCTGACGAGGTAGAAGTCGGCGTTATTGCGGTGCGCTTCCGCAAAGTGTGGCCCGGTTTGGAGGAGCAGCGTGTCACCATTTCGAAGGACGATGTCCCCCACTCTTCCTTCCAGACGTTCGCCCCCGCGATGCACGGCGACAACCGCCGCGTTGTATACGGCGCGGAAGTTGGCCTCGCGAATACTCTTCCCGACGAGCGGCGACTTGTTGGAGATGACGGCCTCGCAGAGCATGTGGCCCCTGCGCAACGCAGCGCGAGTCTCATATCCCTCATCGGCAACAGGCACAAGTCCCGGGATACGTTCCAAGTCCACAATCGTGTTCACGACGCCGGTAAACGTGAGAACGTCATTCTCTTCCAGAAGCTGGTCAGGTCCTACCGGCGCGATGAGCTGCTCGTCGCGCACGATCTCGATCAGGAAGAGTCCCGGCAGGTGGCGCAACCCTGCTTCTTCGACGCGTTGGCCGACCAAGCGGCATCCCGGCTGAATTTTCAGGTCGATCAGGTATTCGCGCATGGACGCACCCA is part of the Candidatus Hydrogenedentota bacterium genome and harbors:
- a CDS encoding anion permease — its product is GASMREYLIDLKIQPGCRLVGQRVEEAGLRHLPGLFLIEIVRDEQLIAPVGPDQLLEENDVLTFTGVVNTIVDLERIPGLVPVADEGYETRAALRRGHMLCEAVISNKSPLVGKSIREANFRAVYNAAVVAVHRGGERLEGRVGDIVLRNGDTLLLQTGPHFAEAHRNNADFYLVSGVTDSRPVRHDRALLSLVLLALLIGLLVTEWVGTAPAAFLVAGLMILTRCISSSDARESIDWQTLITIAASFGIGKGMENSGLVENIAHNVVQHAGVLGPFAVLVVVYLMTNVATELISNNAAAVLIYPFAVAMAGEMGVHPRPFVMAVTIAASAAFALPIGYQTHLMVYGPGGYRFSDFLKVGLPLDFVVFITAVSLIPFVWSF